In Sphingobium sp. Cam5-1, the following proteins share a genomic window:
- a CDS encoding alpha/beta hydrolase gives MKTTLVCLAAAWILGTTAAAAQLPAPSELQQAIPLGTGPVPGGNGPEIWFGKSGNMSVRNTSEAALLPVLPDPAKATGTAMVIAPGGGFMTLSWDHEGMEVARLLADQGIAAFVLKYRLDPTPRDWPAFGKMMQGRMTDWVGKPGGGLRIVTPPYAIADGIAALKLVRARAAQWHVDPAKVGMIGFSAGARTTIRVTIDASPADRPAFSVLLYPPMEKVDVPTDAPPAFVAMATDDPLSGRAGYGLIESWIAARRPIEFHAYQRGGHGFGLGYKGTTTQGWTEALFRWIDLNGFGAKEAPKR, from the coding sequence ATGAAAACGACGCTCGTTTGCCTGGCTGCCGCATGGATTTTAGGGACCACGGCGGCGGCTGCGCAACTGCCCGCCCCGTCGGAATTGCAGCAGGCGATCCCTCTTGGCACCGGCCCCGTGCCCGGCGGCAACGGACCTGAAATCTGGTTCGGTAAGTCCGGCAACATGAGCGTCCGTAATACCAGCGAAGCCGCCTTGCTGCCCGTCCTCCCCGACCCGGCAAAAGCGACCGGCACCGCCATGGTCATTGCGCCGGGCGGCGGCTTCATGACGCTTTCCTGGGATCATGAGGGGATGGAGGTCGCTCGCCTGCTGGCCGATCAGGGCATCGCCGCCTTCGTGCTCAAATACCGGTTGGACCCGACCCCGCGCGACTGGCCAGCTTTCGGCAAGATGATGCAGGGCAGAATGACCGACTGGGTCGGCAAGCCCGGTGGAGGTCTGCGCATCGTCACGCCCCCTTATGCGATCGCCGATGGGATCGCGGCGCTGAAGCTCGTCCGCGCGCGTGCGGCGCAATGGCATGTCGATCCGGCCAAGGTCGGCATGATCGGCTTTTCTGCCGGAGCGCGAACGACGATCCGTGTGACCATCGATGCGTCACCTGCTGACCGTCCTGCCTTCTCCGTCTTGCTCTATCCCCCGATGGAAAAGGTGGACGTACCCACCGACGCGCCGCCCGCCTTCGTGGCGATGGCGACCGACGATCCGCTGTCAGGGCGCGCGGGCTATGGGCTCATCGAAAGCTGGATCGCTGCTCGCCGCCCGATCGAGTTCCACGCCTATCAACGTGGCGGTCATGGTTTCGGCCTGGGTTACAAAGGCACGACGACGCAGGGTTGGACCGAAGCGTTGTTCCGCTGGATCGACCTCAACGGCTTCGGGGCAAAGGAAGCCCCGAAGCGCTGA
- a CDS encoding glycosyl hydrolase, producing MAAKRLIKNCLLAATAMFALVETPAFAGPLDDHFQSPPVDARPRLRWWWPGDAVTDQELQRELKLMADTGFAGAEIQSFTPNFVTLTPDEKARVDQYAEPSFFAHVRAAGEAAKALGLTLDYTLGSSWPSGGGFAITPELAFTELAMASTQVKGGEVGPIKLNIPKRTRRLGALSMFDARVKDPKVADWGKRMEGRARTVAVVAVKGNAPVLQPSAPGAMGMTLTPWRDVVTAGTLDPSSSVVLTSKLRDDGTLDWTPPPGDWQIFVFRQYASDVGVLGAAGQGPQLILDHMNPQAFAAHAARVGDPLGNDPVGIRSTFVDSLELMQDIQWGPELLQQFRKRRGYDLTPYLPFVVQPGWMQAWNEHWSPPYFDTANSDVAERVRADYRRTVSDMMIEGFIQPFVAWNHAHGLKAKFQAHGGAFDTIRGYGLADIPETEDLPGAGDPLFMRMARSGAHLYGRAIVSGESLAWKDRPYNVTPEEMRRRVDSFMAGGVNSMILHGYNYRLHADDWPGWHAFQPSPFAGGFSSMLNETNPIWPAMKSLAGYIGRLQAVMQAGEAAVPVAYFYGRYGYYVGIEDDGAGKQEAEKAFLAGGYDFDRINPDSIAHARIEGKQLVSQGGQRYPVLVLPPIDGIQAETAEAIARFAKAGLPVLFTDRAPSRDEGLAQARQRDARVKKAVAAALKSGAKIVPAAGVTDALRAAAVPANLRFSGDAADLYFVQRKIEGRTATFVYNRGDAARQVTLTLPEVGGVTRWNAMDGTVAPVSARVAGQGTDVPISLAAGESALLMLDPTTQAVTVPAPATVASMTLPMDGWRLQAAGRVQRKPYSQDFASISLKDWQQVPELARFAGTGTYRRTINVDAGWLTKGTSVMLDLGEVHDVATVTVNGQSLPTLFSAPFRVDVTKLVRAGKNDISVAVANVPQNAMIDPKDTIYKKLKPVPAGWVGPAKLEAQR from the coding sequence ATGGCGGCGAAGCGTTTGATCAAGAACTGCCTACTGGCCGCAACAGCCATGTTCGCGCTTGTCGAGACTCCGGCCTTTGCAGGCCCGCTGGACGATCATTTCCAGAGTCCGCCCGTCGATGCCCGGCCCCGGCTGCGTTGGTGGTGGCCGGGCGATGCGGTGACGGATCAGGAATTGCAGCGTGAGCTGAAGCTGATGGCGGACACCGGATTTGCCGGTGCGGAGATTCAGTCTTTCACGCCCAATTTCGTGACGCTTACGCCGGATGAGAAGGCCCGCGTCGATCAATATGCCGAGCCGTCCTTCTTCGCCCATGTCCGCGCTGCGGGGGAGGCGGCGAAGGCGTTGGGCCTGACGCTGGACTATACGCTGGGTTCGTCCTGGCCGTCCGGCGGCGGTTTTGCCATCACGCCGGAACTGGCGTTCACCGAACTCGCCATGGCCAGCACCCAGGTCAAGGGCGGCGAGGTCGGCCCAATCAAGCTCAATATCCCAAAGCGCACAAGGCGGCTGGGCGCGCTCAGCATGTTCGATGCGCGCGTCAAGGACCCGAAGGTCGCCGACTGGGGCAAGCGGATGGAGGGCCGGGCGCGCACTGTCGCGGTCGTTGCGGTCAAGGGCAATGCGCCCGTGCTTCAGCCGTCCGCGCCCGGCGCGATGGGCATGACATTGACGCCGTGGCGGGACGTGGTGACTGCTGGTACGCTCGATCCTTCATCAAGCGTCGTCCTGACCAGCAAGTTGCGCGATGATGGCACGCTCGACTGGACCCCACCGCCCGGCGATTGGCAAATCTTCGTGTTCCGCCAATATGCGTCCGACGTCGGTGTATTGGGCGCGGCCGGGCAGGGGCCGCAGCTGATACTGGATCATATGAACCCGCAAGCCTTTGCAGCGCATGCGGCGCGCGTCGGTGATCCGTTGGGGAATGACCCGGTCGGAATCCGATCGACGTTCGTGGACAGCCTGGAATTGATGCAGGATATTCAGTGGGGACCTGAATTGCTGCAACAGTTCAGGAAGCGGCGCGGCTATGATCTGACGCCCTATCTGCCCTTCGTTGTCCAGCCCGGTTGGATGCAGGCGTGGAACGAGCATTGGTCGCCGCCCTATTTCGACACGGCGAACAGCGATGTGGCGGAACGGGTTCGCGCCGACTATCGCCGCACGGTTTCAGACATGATGATCGAGGGGTTCATCCAGCCTTTCGTGGCATGGAATCATGCGCATGGCCTGAAGGCGAAGTTCCAGGCGCATGGCGGCGCTTTCGATACGATCCGGGGATATGGTCTGGCCGACATACCGGAGACCGAGGATTTGCCGGGCGCGGGCGATCCGCTGTTCATGCGCATGGCGCGGTCGGGCGCGCATCTCTACGGGCGCGCAATCGTGTCTGGCGAAAGCCTCGCGTGGAAAGACCGTCCCTATAATGTGACGCCCGAAGAGATGCGCCGACGTGTCGATTCTTTCATGGCTGGTGGCGTCAACTCCATGATCCTGCACGGCTATAACTACCGTTTACATGCAGACGATTGGCCCGGCTGGCACGCGTTCCAGCCCAGCCCCTTTGCCGGGGGCTTTTCCAGCATGTTGAACGAGACCAATCCGATCTGGCCCGCGATGAAGTCTTTGGCGGGCTATATCGGCCGATTGCAGGCGGTGATGCAGGCAGGTGAGGCGGCGGTTCCGGTCGCCTATTTCTATGGCCGCTACGGCTATTATGTCGGCATCGAGGATGACGGCGCGGGCAAGCAGGAAGCGGAAAAGGCGTTCCTGGCGGGCGGATATGATTTCGACCGGATCAACCCGGACTCGATCGCTCATGCCCGGATCGAAGGGAAACAGCTCGTTTCGCAGGGTGGCCAGCGCTACCCGGTGCTGGTGTTGCCGCCGATCGATGGCATTCAGGCAGAAACAGCCGAGGCGATCGCGCGTTTTGCCAAGGCGGGATTGCCGGTGTTATTCACCGATCGAGCGCCGAGCCGGGATGAAGGGCTGGCCCAGGCTCGCCAGCGCGATGCGAGGGTGAAGAAGGCAGTCGCCGCCGCGCTGAAATCCGGAGCGAAAATCGTTCCCGCCGCTGGTGTGACCGATGCTCTGCGGGCAGCGGCGGTTCCGGCCAATCTGCGCTTTTCTGGTGACGCTGCCGATCTTTACTTCGTTCAGCGGAAGATTGAGGGCCGTACCGCGACCTTTGTGTACAACAGGGGAGACGCCGCACGGCAGGTGACGCTGACGCTGCCCGAAGTGGGGGGCGTGACGCGGTGGAATGCGATGGACGGCACGGTTGCGCCTGTGTCGGCGCGCGTCGCTGGGCAGGGGACGGACGTGCCGATCAGCCTGGCGGCGGGGGAAAGCGCGCTCCTGATGCTTGATCCCACGACGCAGGCGGTCACCGTTCCGGCACCGGCGACTGTGGCCAGCATGACGCTGCCCATGGATGGATGGCGGCTTCAGGCGGCCGGTCGTGTCCAGCGCAAGCCCTACAGCCAGGATTTCGCCTCTATCAGCCTGAAGGATTGGCAGCAGGTGCCTGAACTGGCGCGCTTTGCAGGAACGGGAACCTACAGGCGCACGATCAATGTCGATGCGGGCTGGTTGACCAAAGGAACAAGCGTGATGCTGGATCTGGGCGAAGTGCATGACGTCGCCACGGTGACGGTCAACGGGCAAAGTTTGCCCACCCTGTTCAGCGCACCGTTCCGCGTCGATGTGACGAAGCTGGTTCGGGCGGGCAAGAATGACATCAGCGTTGCTGTCGCCAACGTACCCCAGAATGCGATGATCGATCCCAAGGATACGATCTACAAGAAGTTGAAGCCGGTTCCGGCCGGATGGGTGGGGCCAGCGAAACTGGAGGCGCAACGGTGA
- a CDS encoding alpha/beta hydrolase has protein sequence MKGRRFAAAIASCLLIAAAPVVTSPEAGLKSVNPELRPVARGIMQAQRSGVTYKPAKPGPLPAGVEERQAPGSRGHPAVPVYVVNAGAEQGAPRGAIFFVHGGGFIGGDARENLPALKSLAERLNCVIVSVQYRLAPETRFPGPLEDAYAGLKWLHGNAAALGVDPGRIVVMGESAGGGLAAMLTIAARDRGEVPVAFQALIYPMLDDRTGSSRPVPPHIGQLIWTAESNRKGWQALLGRRPGAATQPEGAVPARVKNLKGLPPTFIGVGSIDLFVNEDVEFARRLIDADVPTELLVIPGAFHGFQLIVPRAAISQQFNAALDAALARALSPEKK, from the coding sequence GTGAAAGGGCGGCGTTTCGCAGCCGCGATCGCATCCTGCCTGCTGATTGCAGCGGCGCCGGTCGTAACTTCTCCAGAAGCAGGATTGAAGTCGGTTAATCCGGAGTTGCGGCCGGTCGCGCGCGGCATCATGCAGGCGCAGCGCAGCGGGGTGACGTACAAGCCCGCCAAGCCCGGCCCACTGCCCGCAGGGGTCGAGGAGCGGCAGGCACCCGGATCGCGCGGACATCCGGCGGTGCCGGTCTATGTCGTGAACGCTGGTGCCGAGCAGGGGGCGCCGCGGGGCGCCATCTTCTTTGTCCATGGCGGTGGTTTCATCGGCGGTGATGCGCGGGAAAATCTGCCCGCGCTCAAAAGCCTGGCCGAGCGGCTGAACTGCGTGATCGTATCGGTGCAATATCGGTTGGCGCCGGAGACGCGTTTCCCCGGACCTCTGGAAGATGCCTATGCGGGTTTGAAATGGCTGCACGGCAATGCCGCCGCGCTGGGCGTCGATCCGGGGCGGATTGTCGTCATGGGTGAAAGCGCGGGTGGCGGCTTGGCTGCCATGCTGACGATTGCGGCGCGTGACAGGGGCGAGGTGCCAGTCGCGTTTCAGGCGCTTATCTACCCCATGCTGGACGATCGGACGGGCTCTTCGCGTCCAGTGCCGCCGCATATCGGCCAGCTGATCTGGACGGCAGAGTCGAACCGGAAGGGCTGGCAGGCGCTGCTGGGGCGACGGCCTGGCGCTGCCACCCAGCCAGAAGGCGCGGTGCCTGCGCGGGTGAAGAACCTCAAAGGACTTCCACCGACCTTTATCGGGGTCGGGTCCATCGACCTGTTCGTGAACGAGGATGTGGAGTTTGCCCGCCGCCTGATCGATGCGGATGTCCCTACCGAATTGCTGGTGATACCGGGCGCTTTCCACGGGTTCCAGCTGATCGTGCCGCGCGCGGCCATATCCCAGCAATTCAATGCCGCGCTCGATGCAGCGTTGGCCCGTGCCCTTTCCCCGGAGAAGAAATGA
- a CDS encoding alpha-L-rhamnosidase-related protein, translating into MMRMRTLLAASLMLGAAPAAIAQTGGAEGWISHAEAGPAVRPIVLHFRRTLDLPDKPRSYKVQVTADNRFILFVNGARVAAGPSTGDIAHWREESIDLAPYMKRGVNVIAATVWNGVQPLKLPANATPAQISAAQGSSLFTNTAPLFQQSVATGFRLIGEGEAAELSTDRQGWRVKRDQGRGFANGWGQVKRWYYVAGNPEKIDAAKADFDTAGPQEKGEGWQDAVPAPDAATRTLVADRLPQQSYTPVAAGKVVRTDLPAAMAFPARAVIIPANSKATLLIQRDAMVSAYPQLDVSGGKGAAIKLLWTEALYDAQGRKGDRNLIEDRKPIGIWDSFIADGEKRSFAPLWWRTWRYAEITVETKDQPLVLEGLRAYETGYPFQQVGKFQSDDPELARIFDIGWRTARVDAHETYMDTAYWEQLQYAGDTRLQMLISYAVSGDPRLAEQAIDAFAASDVDGGLMEGAWPTRGNNVIAPFALMWVGMLDDWRLRQPDPAPIVRNIPRMRRVLDWFETYRRPSGLLGKNPQWNFIDWVGQPATDRTIFPSYGKTDESCLMSVSWLGALQQGAAIEAAFGDASQAQRYAARAETVKAAIRNRCWVPARGLYADNPDGDRFSQHMNALAILYDVANRDEAGAIIDRIMVPGKGIDAPEGITSVSYYFSWYLAQALVHAGKSDRYLDMLKTWRDLLAMHYTTWPEERDDAGQGGKGQSTRSDSHAWSAHPSADLLGIVAGIGPDAPGYARLKVEPALGSLKSLSATAATPQGPVSVRYRISGSTLNAEITRPTGLPGDFLWNGKRYPLTRVTTKLKVPVR; encoded by the coding sequence ATGATGAGGATGCGCACATTGTTGGCTGCTTCGCTGATGTTGGGTGCTGCGCCCGCCGCTATCGCTCAAACGGGTGGTGCTGAGGGCTGGATCAGTCATGCGGAGGCGGGGCCAGCGGTGCGCCCGATCGTCCTGCATTTCCGCCGCACGCTCGACCTGCCGGACAAACCACGCTCTTATAAGGTGCAAGTAACGGCAGATAACCGTTTCATATTGTTTGTGAATGGTGCGCGCGTGGCGGCAGGGCCTTCGACGGGCGACATCGCCCACTGGCGCGAGGAGAGCATCGACCTAGCGCCCTATATGAAGCGAGGCGTCAACGTCATCGCGGCGACGGTGTGGAACGGGGTGCAGCCCCTGAAGCTGCCCGCCAATGCCACGCCCGCGCAGATTTCGGCGGCTCAGGGCAGTTCGCTGTTCACCAACACTGCGCCGCTGTTCCAACAGAGCGTCGCGACCGGGTTTCGCCTGATCGGCGAAGGCGAGGCAGCGGAGCTTTCCACTGACCGGCAGGGGTGGCGGGTGAAGCGCGACCAGGGTCGTGGCTTCGCCAATGGCTGGGGGCAGGTGAAGCGATGGTATTATGTCGCGGGCAACCCTGAGAAGATCGATGCGGCGAAGGCTGATTTCGATACCGCCGGGCCGCAGGAGAAGGGCGAGGGCTGGCAGGACGCGGTTCCCGCTCCCGATGCGGCGACGCGGACGCTGGTGGCCGACCGGCTGCCGCAGCAATCCTATACGCCTGTGGCAGCGGGCAAGGTGGTGCGGACTGACCTGCCTGCCGCCATGGCCTTTCCCGCACGGGCGGTGATAATCCCGGCCAACAGCAAGGCGACCTTGCTTATTCAGCGCGATGCGATGGTGTCGGCCTATCCTCAGTTGGACGTGTCCGGCGGCAAGGGGGCGGCGATCAAGCTGCTGTGGACCGAGGCGCTATACGATGCGCAGGGCCGCAAGGGCGACCGAAACCTGATCGAGGATCGCAAGCCGATCGGCATATGGGACAGCTTTATCGCGGATGGGGAAAAGCGCAGTTTTGCCCCGCTATGGTGGCGGACCTGGCGCTATGCCGAAATTACGGTTGAGACCAAGGATCAACCGTTGGTGCTGGAGGGGCTAAGAGCCTACGAGACCGGCTATCCGTTCCAACAAGTCGGTAAGTTCCAAAGCGATGATCCTGAACTTGCTCGGATTTTCGATATAGGTTGGCGCACGGCGCGGGTCGATGCGCATGAAACCTATATGGACACAGCCTATTGGGAACAGCTGCAATATGCGGGCGACACGCGCCTTCAGATGCTGATTTCCTATGCCGTATCGGGTGACCCCCGTCTGGCCGAGCAGGCGATCGATGCCTTCGCTGCATCCGATGTTGATGGCGGGTTGATGGAAGGCGCCTGGCCGACGCGCGGCAATAATGTGATCGCGCCCTTCGCGCTGATGTGGGTTGGCATGCTGGATGACTGGCGATTGCGGCAGCCCGATCCCGCGCCTATCGTCCGTAACATACCGCGCATGCGCCGGGTTCTGGACTGGTTCGAAACCTACCGCCGCCCCAGCGGCCTGTTGGGTAAGAATCCGCAATGGAACTTCATCGACTGGGTCGGCCAGCCCGCGACCGATCGGACCATCTTTCCTTCCTATGGCAAGACCGATGAAAGCTGCCTGATGAGTGTCAGCTGGCTCGGCGCTCTCCAGCAGGGGGCAGCGATCGAGGCAGCCTTTGGCGATGCCAGCCAGGCGCAGCGTTATGCCGCGCGTGCCGAGACGGTGAAGGCGGCAATCCGCAACCGCTGCTGGGTTCCGGCGCGCGGTCTTTATGCCGATAATCCTGATGGCGACCGATTCAGCCAGCATATGAATGCTCTGGCGATCCTTTATGATGTTGCGAACCGCGACGAGGCCGGAGCCATCATCGACCGGATAATGGTGCCGGGCAAAGGGATAGACGCACCGGAAGGGATCACCAGCGTCAGCTATTATTTTTCCTGGTATCTGGCGCAGGCGCTGGTCCATGCGGGGAAGAGCGACCGTTATCTCGACATGCTCAAGACGTGGCGTGATCTGCTGGCAATGCACTATACGACCTGGCCGGAAGAGCGCGACGACGCGGGGCAGGGGGGCAAGGGCCAATCGACACGATCGGACAGCCATGCATGGAGTGCGCACCCGAGCGCAGACCTGCTGGGTATCGTGGCCGGGATTGGGCCTGATGCGCCGGGCTATGCGCGGCTGAAGGTTGAGCCCGCGTTGGGATCGCTCAAGAGCCTGTCCGCAACCGCTGCCACGCCTCAGGGGCCGGTCAGCGTCCGCTACCGAATTTCGGGAAGCACCTTGAATGCCGAGATCACCCGGCCGACAGGGTTGCCGGGCGATTTCCTATGGAATGGCAAGCGCTATCCGCTGACGCGCGTCACCACCAAGCTGAAGGTGCCGGTGCGCTAG
- a CDS encoding NAD-dependent epimerase/dehydratase family protein, translating to MTDSRKTIFLTGATGNMGRETVKRIAEKADTLRLRILVRPEEKSHPVVKDVQRRGLAEVIWGDLTDPASIRKGVEGAHVVLHVGALVSPLADRLPAELVTRVNVGGAQNIVDAIHAVGDPKQTRLIYIGTIAETGSRNAPVHWGRTGDPIKISAYDHYAVTKTQAEAIVAQSGITHWASVRQSGMAHFEMWKIFDPIMFHNPLNGVFEWSTANDSGRLMAALCGDDVPDAFWRNFYNLGGGASSRVVNHEFMEKSMPNYRKVLKPHWFATRNFHGQWYADSDRLEALVPFREQSLDEYFREAPRHMPWIGRLVPKLMPGVVSKQIEKLANGPDGSLNWFATNNEAKIRAYFGSRAAWEAIPRNWDDFHFAQPSREPTLLDHGYDESRSPEDWRIDDLKAAAEYRGGKYLGNSFDGPDIPVEWQSAVGHRFTMTPRLYLQGGHWCPVTMIDTAAYEAEAARNPFFAQVWGDAAG from the coding sequence ATGACCGACAGCCGCAAGACAATTTTCCTGACCGGGGCCACCGGCAATATGGGCCGGGAGACGGTAAAGCGCATTGCGGAAAAGGCGGACACACTGCGTCTGCGAATATTGGTAAGGCCAGAGGAAAAGTCGCACCCCGTCGTGAAGGATGTCCAGCGCCGTGGCCTGGCCGAGGTGATATGGGGCGACCTCACCGACCCCGCTTCGATCCGCAAGGGGGTTGAGGGCGCCCATGTCGTGCTTCATGTCGGCGCTCTGGTATCGCCGCTTGCGGACCGCCTTCCGGCCGAGCTTGTGACCCGCGTCAACGTCGGCGGCGCGCAGAATATCGTCGATGCGATCCACGCGGTGGGCGACCCCAAGCAGACACGGCTCATCTATATCGGCACCATCGCCGAAACCGGCAGCCGCAATGCACCTGTGCATTGGGGGCGGACGGGCGATCCGATCAAGATCAGCGCCTATGACCACTATGCCGTCACCAAGACTCAGGCCGAAGCGATTGTCGCTCAGAGCGGCATCACTCACTGGGCATCGGTGCGCCAAAGCGGCATGGCGCATTTCGAAATGTGGAAGATTTTCGATCCGATCATGTTCCACAATCCGCTCAATGGCGTGTTCGAATGGTCTACCGCCAATGACAGCGGCCGCTTGATGGCGGCACTGTGCGGCGACGATGTGCCGGACGCATTCTGGCGCAATTTCTACAATCTGGGCGGCGGCGCGTCATCGCGCGTAGTGAATCATGAGTTCATGGAAAAATCCATGCCCAACTACCGCAAGGTGTTGAAACCGCACTGGTTTGCCACCCGCAATTTCCACGGCCAATGGTATGCCGACTCCGACCGGCTCGAAGCCTTGGTGCCCTTCCGTGAACAATCGCTCGATGAGTATTTCCGCGAAGCCCCACGGCATATGCCATGGATCGGACGCCTGGTGCCCAAGCTGATGCCCGGTGTCGTGTCAAAACAGATCGAAAAGCTGGCCAACGGGCCGGACGGCAGCCTCAACTGGTTCGCCACCAATAATGAAGCCAAGATCCGCGCCTATTTCGGATCACGTGCGGCGTGGGAAGCCATTCCCCGCAATTGGGACGACTTCCACTTCGCCCAGCCTTCGCGGGAACCGACCCTGCTCGATCATGGCTATGACGAAAGCCGTTCGCCGGAAGACTGGCGGATCGATGATTTGAAGGCAGCGGCGGAATATCGCGGCGGCAAATATCTTGGCAACTCTTTCGATGGCCCGGACATACCCGTGGAATGGCAGTCCGCTGTGGGCCATCGTTTCACTATGACGCCACGCCTATACCTCCAGGGCGGTCATTGGTGCCCCGTCACCATGATCGATACCGCCGCCTATGAAGCGGAAGCGGCGCGCAATCCCTTCTTCGCGCAGGTATGGGGCGACGCTGCCGGTTAA